A genomic stretch from Komagataeibacter xylinus includes:
- a CDS encoding DNA recombination protein RmuC, whose product MADLSASPVIWIGLLCAVISCLMSFIVLRRLSFMGAGQDAELLGRLCVMMERETAARMAENEAQRARMAEIERALSNRFDQRHQELTETFNRIARMMGRDLSEMRVTQSESLREMAEEGRRNSDELRAAVNERLHEAVEKQMQTSFQRVLEQIGAMQKAMGEVSAMTAQVGDLKRLFSNVKTRGGWGEAQLRTILDDVLPAGSYDTNRRLRDDSREVVEFAVRMPVRATVPPVLAIDSKFPTEAYERLLQAVEDCNPDAERAARRALETTLRIEARKIATKYIVPPVTVEFAVLYLPTDGLYAEVARIPGLLDEIGRTYRVIVMGPGLMPAMLRTIHLGYVTLALERRTDDIARLLGATRQEMLRMDGVLEKLARNASAMSSSIDEARRRTGLVSRRLRELDIDTQDAAAPDSSTMPPDPDAQGDMTARWGHEGAASR is encoded by the coding sequence ATGGCTGATCTGTCCGCGTCGCCCGTTATCTGGATCGGGCTGCTATGCGCCGTCATATCGTGCCTGATGTCGTTTATCGTGCTGCGCAGGCTGTCTTTCATGGGGGCTGGGCAGGATGCGGAACTGCTCGGGCGGCTGTGCGTGATGATGGAGCGTGAGACCGCCGCCCGCATGGCCGAGAACGAAGCCCAGCGCGCCCGCATGGCCGAGATCGAGCGCGCGCTCTCCAACCGCTTCGACCAGCGCCACCAGGAACTGACCGAGACCTTCAACCGCATTGCCCGCATGATGGGCCGCGACCTGTCCGAGATGCGCGTGACGCAGTCGGAATCCCTGCGCGAGATGGCGGAGGAGGGACGGCGCAACAGCGATGAACTGCGCGCCGCCGTAAACGAGCGCCTGCACGAGGCGGTGGAAAAGCAGATGCAGACCTCCTTCCAGCGTGTGCTCGAGCAGATTGGCGCGATGCAGAAGGCGATGGGCGAGGTCTCGGCCATGACCGCGCAGGTGGGCGACCTCAAGCGACTGTTCTCCAACGTCAAGACCCGTGGCGGCTGGGGCGAGGCGCAACTGCGCACCATTCTCGATGACGTGCTGCCCGCAGGCAGCTACGACACCAACCGCCGCCTGCGCGATGACAGCCGCGAGGTGGTGGAATTTGCCGTGCGCATGCCAGTGCGCGCCACCGTACCGCCGGTGCTGGCCATTGATTCCAAATTTCCGACCGAGGCCTATGAGCGCCTGTTGCAGGCGGTGGAGGACTGCAACCCCGATGCCGAGCGCGCCGCCCGCCGCGCGCTTGAAACCACGCTGCGCATCGAGGCCCGCAAGATCGCCACCAAATACATCGTGCCGCCCGTTACGGTGGAATTCGCGGTGCTGTACCTGCCCACCGACGGGCTGTATGCCGAGGTGGCGCGGATTCCGGGCCTGCTTGATGAAATCGGGCGCACCTACCGCGTGATCGTGATGGGGCCGGGGCTGATGCCCGCCATGCTGCGCACCATCCACCTTGGATATGTCACGCTCGCCCTTGAACGCCGCACCGATGACATTGCCCGCCTGCTGGGTGCCACACGACAGGAAATGCTGCGCATGGATGGCGTGCTGGAAAAACTGGCCCGCAATGCATCCGCCATGTCATCCTCCATTGACGAGGCGCGTCGCCGCACGGGGCTTGTCAGCCGCAGGCTGCGCGAACTTGATATCGATACGCAGGATGCGGCCGCA